One Thermicanus aegyptius DSM 12793 DNA segment encodes these proteins:
- the recG gene encoding ATP-dependent DNA helicase RecG, whose translation MTGTRLEEPLGNLKGIGKNRVELLRSLGIETVGDLLFYFPFRYDDFRFRSLREMRREEPLSIRGIVASEPMLRYYTKKKSRLAVIVETEEMPVTAVWFNQPYMKERLQPGKRLFLFGKYDPLKQQIVVSETSFNEEKKTNRNGLQPVYSVSGSVSVKWLRGIIEESLRLYGEEIEEILPDELVTRYRLMDRREAVRTLHFPPDETALALARRRMVYEELFLFQLKLQAYKRINKAIPDGTVHRFPMEKIEEFIRNLPFPLTNAQRRVIDEILSDMRSPYGMNRLLQGDVGSGKTVVAAVALYAAVLAGYQAAFMVPTEILAEQHYRTLKELLEPQEVTIALLSGNISAGRRRDLLGEVALGWIDILVGTHALIQEDVSFHSLGLVITDEQHRFGVRQRKILREKGKRPDILFMTATPIPRTLAITAFGDMEISTLDEMPAGRKPVTTEWTVPERWDRVCALLRQEMEKGRQAYVISPLIEESEKMDLANATDLYMKLVKTFPQFRVGLMHGRLPSKEKDDVMSRFVKGEIDLLVSTTVVEVGVNVPNATVMVIVDADRFGLAQLHQLRGRVGRGGEKSYCILIADAKSETARERMNVMRETHDGFEIARRDLELRGPGDFFGTKQSGLPDFRLADLTSSRDFKILEIAREDAARLLETDSFWTDPAWKKLRHYLKKEASLEEKILD comes from the coding sequence ATGACGGGAACACGGTTAGAAGAACCTTTGGGTAATCTGAAAGGAATTGGAAAGAATCGAGTGGAGTTGCTCAGATCCCTAGGGATTGAGACGGTAGGGGATCTCCTATTCTATTTTCCCTTTCGCTACGATGATTTCCGTTTTAGGTCGTTAAGAGAGATGAGAAGGGAGGAGCCCCTGTCCATTCGAGGGATTGTGGCTTCCGAACCCATGCTCCGCTATTATACCAAGAAGAAATCCCGTTTGGCCGTCATCGTTGAGACGGAAGAGATGCCCGTAACGGCCGTCTGGTTTAATCAACCTTATATGAAAGAACGCCTTCAACCCGGAAAACGCCTCTTTCTCTTTGGGAAATATGATCCTCTCAAACAGCAGATCGTGGTGAGCGAAACCTCCTTTAACGAGGAGAAGAAAACGAACCGAAACGGCTTGCAGCCGGTTTACTCCGTTTCAGGCTCCGTGAGCGTAAAATGGCTAAGAGGCATCATCGAGGAATCCCTGCGACTGTACGGGGAGGAGATTGAAGAGATCTTGCCTGATGAATTGGTTACGCGTTATCGGCTGATGGACCGACGGGAAGCGGTAAGAACCCTTCATTTTCCCCCCGATGAGACGGCCCTCGCTTTGGCCCGACGGCGTATGGTCTATGAGGAGCTCTTTCTCTTTCAACTGAAACTGCAGGCATATAAGCGCATCAACAAGGCGATTCCTGACGGAACGGTCCACCGGTTTCCCATGGAGAAGATTGAGGAGTTTATAAGGAATCTTCCTTTCCCCCTCACCAACGCCCAGCGGCGGGTGATCGATGAGATTTTGTCCGATATGCGCTCTCCCTATGGAATGAATCGCCTTCTTCAGGGAGATGTGGGCTCGGGAAAGACGGTGGTGGCCGCCGTCGCCCTTTATGCCGCCGTTTTGGCAGGATATCAGGCGGCTTTTATGGTACCCACAGAAATCTTGGCGGAGCAGCATTACCGTACGCTGAAGGAACTTCTGGAGCCGCAAGAGGTAACCATTGCCCTTTTGTCAGGGAACATTTCCGCCGGAAGGAGACGAGATCTTCTAGGAGAGGTAGCCTTGGGATGGATCGACATCCTCGTTGGAACCCATGCCCTCATTCAGGAGGATGTTTCTTTTCATTCGTTGGGGCTTGTGATCACCGATGAGCAACACCGCTTTGGAGTAAGGCAAAGAAAAATCCTGCGTGAGAAAGGAAAGCGGCCCGACATTCTTTTTATGACGGCGACTCCGATTCCCCGAACCCTAGCGATTACCGCTTTCGGAGATATGGAGATATCCACTTTAGACGAAATGCCTGCAGGGAGAAAGCCTGTAACCACCGAATGGACGGTTCCGGAGCGTTGGGATCGGGTTTGCGCCCTTTTGCGTCAAGAGATGGAAAAAGGACGACAAGCCTATGTGATCTCCCCCCTCATCGAGGAGTCGGAGAAGATGGACCTGGCCAATGCTACGGACCTTTATATGAAGCTGGTTAAGACCTTTCCCCAGTTTCGCGTCGGGCTCATGCATGGACGCCTTCCGTCCAAGGAAAAGGATGATGTGATGTCCCGCTTTGTAAAAGGGGAGATCGATCTTCTCGTTTCCACTACCGTGGTGGAGGTAGGCGTCAATGTTCCCAATGCGACGGTCATGGTGATTGTAGATGCGGACCGTTTTGGGTTGGCTCAACTTCATCAGCTCCGAGGGCGGGTAGGGCGGGGGGGAGAGAAATCATACTGTATTCTGATCGCCGATGCCAAATCGGAAACGGCCAGGGAGCGAATGAATGTGATGCGGGAAACCCATGACGGATTTGAAATCGCCCGCAGGGATTTGGAACTGAGGGGACCCGGAGATTTTTTCGGTACGAAGCAGAGCGGACTTCCCGATTTCCGACTCGCCGACCTAACCTCTTCACGGGATTTTAAGATCTTAGAAATCGCACGGGAAGATGCGGCTCGCCTCCTAGAAACGGATTCTTTCTGGACGGATCCTGCCTGGAAAAAGCTTCGCCATTATTTAAAAAAAGAGGCGAGTCTGGAGGAGAAAATTCTCGATTAA
- the rsmD gene encoding 16S rRNA (guanine(966)-N(2))-methyltransferase RsmD, whose translation MRVISGKWKGRKLFAVPGRTTRPTADKVKEALFNMIGPYFTGGIGLDLFAGTGGLGIEALSRGFDRFIFIDRDIRAVETIRANLKQVGGWDEAEVYRSDADRALSQLKKRGFRFHLVFMDPPYAEEKNVHFLERFLEENLLEPGAIVVVERDREREIHFRDTRLPLWKESRFGDTALSIYLREKSP comes from the coding sequence ATGCGGGTTATTTCAGGGAAGTGGAAGGGAAGAAAGCTTTTCGCCGTCCCCGGCCGCACGACGAGACCCACTGCAGATAAGGTAAAAGAAGCCCTTTTTAACATGATTGGTCCCTATTTCACAGGGGGAATCGGTCTTGATCTTTTTGCCGGGACGGGGGGATTGGGCATTGAGGCTTTGAGCAGGGGATTTGACCGCTTCATTTTTATCGACCGGGATATCAGAGCGGTGGAGACAATTCGCGCCAATTTAAAACAAGTGGGGGGATGGGACGAAGCGGAGGTTTACAGGAGTGATGCCGATCGCGCCCTTTCCCAACTCAAAAAGAGGGGATTTCGGTTTCACCTCGTTTTCATGGATCCTCCCTATGCGGAGGAGAAGAACGTTCATTTCCTGGAAAGGTTTCTCGAGGAGAACCTTTTGGAACCTGGAGCGATCGTCGTTGTGGAGAGGGATCGGGAACGGGAGATTCACTTCCGGGATACCCGTCTTCCGCTATGGAAAGAGAGTCGTTTCGGCGATACCGCTTTGAGCATTTATCTGAGAGAGAAGTCGCCTTAA
- the sdaAB gene encoding L-serine ammonia-lyase, iron-sulfur-dependent subunit beta gives MKYRSVFDIIGPIMIGPSSSHTAGAARIGRMARSLFGRKPERAEITFYGSFAQTYKGHGTEVAIVGGILDFDTFDPRMVDSLTIAKEKGIQLKVDVSEEPTDHPNTARVCLEDEKGRLEIVGISIGGGKVEIVELNGFKLSLSGEYPALLVLHEDRFGMIAAVANLLSKHEINIGNMQVSRKGKGKEALMIIETDQNVPPPMAEEIRKIPFIMNVAVIWP, from the coding sequence ATGAAATATCGTTCTGTCTTTGACATTATTGGTCCGATCATGATCGGTCCGTCAAGTTCCCATACGGCCGGTGCCGCGCGAATTGGGCGTATGGCCCGTTCCCTCTTCGGCAGAAAGCCGGAAAGGGCCGAGATTACCTTTTATGGCTCCTTTGCACAGACGTATAAGGGGCATGGGACGGAAGTTGCCATCGTTGGAGGAATCCTTGACTTCGACACCTTTGATCCCCGTATGGTCGATTCTCTCACCATCGCAAAAGAAAAAGGGATTCAATTGAAGGTAGATGTGAGCGAAGAGCCGACCGACCATCCCAATACGGCCAGGGTTTGTTTGGAAGATGAAAAAGGAAGGCTGGAAATCGTAGGAATCTCCATCGGCGGAGGAAAGGTGGAGATTGTGGAGTTAAACGGTTTTAAGCTTTCCCTCTCCGGAGAATACCCTGCCCTTCTCGTTCTCCATGAAGATCGTTTTGGGATGATTGCCGCCGTAGCCAATCTTTTATCCAAACATGAGATCAATATCGGCAATATGCAGGTCTCCCGGAAAGGGAAAGGGAAAGAGGCTCTTATGATCATTGAAACGGACCAAAACGTCCCCCCTCCCATGGCGGAAGAGATCCGCAAAATTCCTTTCATCATGAATGTAGCGGTCATATGGCCCTAA
- a CDS encoding shikimate kinase: protein MKNIILIGFMGAGKTSVGKALAERLHWKWIDTDAEIERRAGKRIPNIFHDYGEEGFRKMETEVLHHLLQSSGQVISTGGGIVLRKENRDVMVRHGKVVYLKADLPELISRLRGSDRPLLQGDMEGKIKELWTARKGFYDFASVTVETTNRSIDDIVEEILQRLINVQKSFPLTGKDPQGKDLV from the coding sequence ATGAAGAATATTATACTCATCGGGTTTATGGGTGCAGGAAAGACGAGCGTAGGAAAGGCTTTGGCCGAAAGGCTTCATTGGAAATGGATCGATACGGATGCGGAAATTGAGAGGAGAGCAGGGAAAAGGATTCCTAATATTTTCCATGACTATGGGGAAGAGGGGTTTCGAAAGATGGAGACGGAGGTTCTACATCATCTCCTTCAATCCTCCGGACAGGTGATCAGTACAGGGGGAGGGATCGTGCTCCGTAAGGAAAACCGTGATGTCATGGTACGACATGGGAAGGTGGTCTACTTAAAAGCGGATCTTCCGGAATTGATTTCCCGCTTGAGAGGAAGCGATCGCCCCTTGCTCCAAGGGGATATGGAGGGAAAAATCAAAGAGTTATGGACGGCCCGGAAAGGATTCTATGATTTTGCTTCGGTCACGGTAGAAACCACCAACCGCTCCATCGATGACATTGTAGAAGAGATCCTGCAGCGGCTGATTAACGTGCAAAAGTCCTTCCCGTTGACCGGGAAGGACCCACAGGGAAAAGATTTGGTTTAA
- a CDS encoding DegV family protein: MEKQVVLVTDSTADIPRTLIEELGIYVIPLKVHFDGETFLDGESITPPLFYQKVSQVRDLPTTSQPSPLDFVSLYERIVEEHPGSHIVSIHLSGALSGTVQSAHIAREMVAGKIPVTVIDSKKASYAIGIIVVAAAEKAKKGVPVDPLLQYAWDLVGNTHVYFMVDTLHHLQKGGRIGRAQAIVGTLLNVKPILSLDEMGQVYAKEKARGEKKALQRILELLQQEAKRYHKIRLGISHADVPERANEVREMLEKTFPGAPIVVTEIGAVIGTHVGKGTVAIALAPDEE; the protein is encoded by the coding sequence ATGGAGAAGCAAGTCGTTCTGGTGACTGATAGTACCGCCGATATTCCTCGAACGCTCATTGAGGAATTAGGGATCTATGTCATTCCTTTAAAAGTCCATTTTGACGGAGAGACTTTCTTGGACGGGGAGAGCATCACCCCGCCCCTCTTTTATCAAAAAGTAAGTCAGGTTCGGGATCTGCCCACCACTTCCCAGCCATCCCCCCTCGATTTTGTCTCTTTGTACGAGAGGATTGTCGAAGAACACCCCGGTTCCCATATCGTATCCATTCATCTCTCCGGTGCGCTGAGCGGCACGGTTCAATCGGCCCATATCGCCCGGGAGATGGTGGCAGGGAAGATCCCCGTGACGGTGATCGATTCCAAAAAAGCTTCTTATGCGATCGGGATTATCGTGGTAGCTGCGGCGGAGAAAGCGAAGAAGGGAGTTCCTGTGGATCCCCTCCTTCAATACGCGTGGGATTTGGTAGGCAATACCCATGTTTATTTCATGGTGGATACCCTTCACCATCTTCAGAAGGGGGGACGAATCGGTCGAGCCCAAGCCATCGTGGGCACTCTCCTTAATGTAAAGCCGATTCTCTCCCTGGATGAAATGGGGCAAGTGTACGCAAAAGAAAAAGCGAGGGGAGAAAAAAAGGCGCTGCAACGGATTTTAGAGTTGTTGCAACAAGAGGCGAAGAGGTATCATAAAATACGATTAGGGATCTCCCATGCCGATGTTCCGGAAAGGGCGAACGAGGTGAGGGAGATGTTAGAGAAGACCTTTCCCGGCGCCCCTATCGTGGTGACGGAGATCGGGGCGGTGATCGGCACGCATGTGGGAAAAGGAACGGTGGCCATCGCCCTTGCCCCCGACGAGGAGTAA
- a CDS encoding type II secretion system protein, translated as MSDFARFREGNNGWRDRGDLYHIFQRSHGGFTLVEVLIVMSLFLMIGSYLFSTVTSPPREKEAERVSQLLQRKLNWALQYADFHGNEVLFTLLILDHRVVIQERRPTEGLITINSFSYPPWLTIENNFPFNRITIHGDGGVEVGGQFVLKEGKRIFYRLYVEVSTGTVREEKIK; from the coding sequence ATGAGCGATTTTGCAAGATTCCGGGAAGGAAACAACGGATGGAGAGATCGTGGGGATCTCTATCACATATTTCAAAGAAGTCATGGAGGATTTACGCTTGTTGAGGTCCTCATCGTCATGTCGCTTTTTCTCATGATCGGAAGTTATCTCTTTTCCACGGTAACAAGCCCTCCTCGAGAGAAGGAAGCGGAGAGGGTGAGCCAGCTCCTGCAAAGGAAGTTAAACTGGGCCCTTCAATATGCTGATTTTCATGGAAACGAGGTTTTGTTTACCCTCCTAATTCTCGATCATCGGGTTGTGATCCAAGAGAGAAGGCCAACTGAAGGGCTGATCACGATTAACTCTTTCTCCTATCCCCCTTGGCTAACGATTGAAAATAATTTCCCGTTCAATCGAATAACCATTCATGGCGATGGAGGGGTGGAAGTGGGAGGCCAATTTGTGTTGAAGGAAGGAAAAAGGATTTTTTATAGGCTCTATGTGGAGGTTTCTACAGGAACGGTCCGGGAGGAGAAAATAAAGTAA
- the sdaAA gene encoding L-serine ammonia-lyase, iron-sulfur-dependent, subunit alpha, whose protein sequence is MFRTIAELIEQAENGKMRIAQVMIDQEQEISGRSVEAIRQEMERNLQVMEQAVNRGMTEEIRSRSGLTGGDARKLLRYLEEGKSLSGEPILRAVMGAMATNEVNAAMGTICATPTAGSAGVVPGVLFAYAPRLGASREMMVDFLFTAGAFGFCVANNAFISGAAGGCQAEVGSATAMAAGALTEMAGGTPTQAGHAFAIALKNLLGLVCDPVAGLVEVPCVKRNAMGAAVASMAADMALAGIESVIPPDEVVLAMYRVGRMMPGALRETALGGLAATPTGKALERKIFGELRK, encoded by the coding sequence ATGTTTCGAACCATTGCCGAACTCATCGAACAGGCAGAGAATGGGAAGATGCGGATCGCCCAGGTGATGATCGATCAGGAGCAGGAGATCTCCGGACGCAGCGTCGAAGCGATTCGACAGGAAATGGAACGAAATCTACAGGTGATGGAACAAGCCGTAAACCGGGGGATGACGGAAGAGATTCGGTCCCGCAGCGGTTTAACCGGAGGAGATGCCCGTAAACTCCTACGTTATTTGGAGGAAGGGAAGAGCCTTTCAGGAGAGCCGATCTTACGTGCGGTGATGGGGGCGATGGCGACCAACGAAGTGAATGCGGCGATGGGAACGATTTGCGCCACTCCCACGGCCGGTTCGGCAGGCGTTGTGCCGGGCGTCCTTTTCGCCTATGCGCCTCGTCTCGGGGCTTCCAGGGAGATGATGGTGGATTTCCTCTTTACGGCGGGCGCCTTCGGTTTTTGCGTGGCCAATAATGCCTTTATCTCCGGAGCGGCAGGGGGATGCCAGGCAGAAGTCGGTTCCGCTACGGCGATGGCGGCCGGAGCTTTGACGGAGATGGCCGGGGGGACGCCAACCCAAGCAGGGCATGCCTTTGCCATCGCTTTGAAGAACCTGCTGGGTCTGGTCTGCGATCCGGTGGCTGGGCTTGTGGAGGTCCCCTGTGTAAAGAGGAATGCCATGGGGGCTGCGGTCGCTTCCATGGCTGCCGATATGGCCTTGGCGGGGATTGAAAGCGTTATTCCCCCGGATGAAGTGGTTTTGGCCATGTATAGGGTTGGGCGCATGATGCCCGGTGCCTTGAGAGAAACCGCATTAGGAGGGTTGGCAGCTACGCCGACGGGAAAGGCTTTGGAAAGAAAGATCTTCGGCGAGCTAAGGAAATGA
- a CDS encoding type II secretion system F family protein, with protein MGGFIIRKLRLQKRSSWKWGELSRFAQQLGKLLQAGLPIMTALELLYRQERKRKRELMHMMARLTEGKGLTDAFQDAGFPPLFLSLMGMAEYHGEIGKSLIQIGDWYERNDRFKRNMIQKLSYPFFLLLCSCFLLIFFITVMLPQFEGLFRTFQEEIPPITAFLLFLSRWMRDHDLLLLFVFSLMGSGFFLLFLFLRRKGKTFSLLLSLPFVGNYLRSLYTLRISSQLGLLLEAGLGIQEGLKAIRSRMGGIEVGATLSLLEQHILDGYPLSTFSPPLPLFQDEFFRLAALGESQGNMGEQLLLYGQFLEEDLARKGETLLRWVEPVTLLILGGIVAFLILALFLPFFQVMQRI; from the coding sequence ATGGGGGGATTTATCATTCGTAAACTGCGGTTGCAAAAAAGATCTTCATGGAAATGGGGGGAGTTGTCCCGTTTTGCCCAACAGTTAGGGAAGCTTCTCCAGGCGGGCCTTCCGATTATGACGGCTTTAGAGCTGCTCTATCGGCAAGAGAGAAAAAGGAAAAGGGAGCTTATGCACATGATGGCAAGGTTGACTGAGGGAAAGGGGCTGACCGATGCTTTTCAGGATGCCGGCTTTCCGCCTCTCTTTCTCTCCCTGATGGGAATGGCGGAATATCATGGTGAAATCGGGAAGAGCTTGATACAGATCGGGGACTGGTATGAGCGGAATGACCGGTTCAAAAGGAATATGATCCAAAAACTATCCTACCCTTTTTTTCTCCTCCTCTGTTCTTGTTTTCTTCTCATATTTTTCATAACGGTGATGTTGCCCCAATTTGAAGGACTTTTTCGCACTTTCCAGGAAGAGATCCCTCCCATTACGGCTTTTCTCCTTTTTCTTTCCCGATGGATGAGGGATCATGATCTCCTCCTTCTCTTCGTATTTTCTCTGATGGGATCGGGGTTTTTCCTGCTCTTTCTTTTTCTTCGACGGAAAGGAAAAACATTCTCCCTCCTTCTCTCCCTCCCTTTCGTCGGGAATTACCTCCGCAGCCTGTATACCTTGAGAATATCCTCCCAGTTAGGTCTCCTGTTGGAGGCAGGTCTTGGCATTCAGGAAGGATTAAAAGCGATCAGGAGCCGAATGGGGGGAATCGAGGTGGGAGCCACCTTATCCCTCTTGGAACAACACATTCTGGATGGTTATCCCCTTTCCACCTTTTCTCCCCCTCTGCCTCTTTTTCAGGATGAATTTTTTCGCCTTGCCGCGTTGGGAGAAAGTCAAGGGAACATGGGGGAACAGCTCCTTCTCTATGGCCAATTTTTGGAGGAGGATTTGGCGCGGAAGGGTGAGACCCTCCTCAGGTGGGTTGAACCCGTCACACTCCTGATCCTTGGTGGAATCGTCGCTTTTCTTATCCTCGCCCTCTTTCTACCCTTCTTTCAAGTCATGCAGAGAATCTAG
- a CDS encoding GspE/PulE family protein: MKSSELEQKIIGHAVSVRASDIHVEPRDGWWEIRLRIHGILVHFMRLDAEEGGALVQRLKVKGKMNISEKRLPQDGSYTFQTEDGSSYDLRLSTLPTIEGEKVSLRILYREPEYSQMDQLGFSPLDLQEVLSWLKDPMGLILITGPTGSGKTTTLYAMLQTLNTGRYNICTIEDPIEFRIEGVNQVQVNEEAGLTFSQGLRSLLRQDPDVIIIGEIRDRETADMAIRASLTGHLVLATLHTLDAATAITRLLEMGIEPYLVTTAVKGVISQCMHSIPCPHCNGVGCRHCGNMGFSHRTPIFEVLRINEELSLYILEKRPANEIRRASKGMISTQMELHYGGIYHS, encoded by the coding sequence ATGAAAAGCAGCGAATTGGAGCAGAAGATCATCGGACATGCCGTTTCTGTCCGGGCTTCCGACATTCATGTAGAGCCCCGGGATGGTTGGTGGGAGATCCGTCTTCGGATTCACGGAATACTCGTCCATTTTATGAGATTAGACGCTGAAGAAGGAGGAGCCCTCGTTCAGCGGTTGAAGGTAAAGGGGAAGATGAATATTAGCGAAAAGCGTCTTCCCCAGGATGGAAGTTATACGTTTCAGACAGAAGATGGATCTTCTTATGATCTCCGTCTCTCTACGTTGCCTACGATCGAAGGTGAAAAAGTAAGCCTTCGCATTTTATATCGGGAACCGGAATACTCCCAAATGGATCAACTCGGGTTCTCCCCTCTCGATTTGCAAGAGGTGTTGTCCTGGCTTAAAGATCCGATGGGGCTCATTTTAATCACAGGGCCCACCGGTTCCGGGAAGACGACGACCCTTTATGCGATGTTGCAAACTTTAAATACCGGACGTTATAACATCTGTACGATCGAAGATCCCATCGAATTCCGTATTGAGGGGGTTAACCAAGTACAGGTGAATGAAGAAGCAGGTTTGACCTTTTCCCAGGGACTCCGATCTCTCCTCAGGCAAGATCCCGATGTGATCATTATTGGGGAGATTCGGGATCGGGAAACGGCCGATATGGCGATCCGTGCCAGTCTGACCGGTCACCTGGTATTGGCCACCTTACATACATTGGACGCGGCTACGGCCATTACTCGTTTGTTGGAGATGGGAATCGAACCCTATTTGGTTACCACAGCGGTTAAAGGAGTAATTTCTCAGTGTATGCATAGCATTCCTTGTCCCCATTGCAATGGAGTAGGATGCCGTCATTGCGGGAATATGGGATTTTCGCACCGGACTCCCATCTTTGAAGTGCTTCGCATTAATGAGGAGCTCTCTCTTTATATCCTGGAAAAACGACCTGCAAATGAGATTCGCCGGGCTTCAAAAGGAATGATTTCAACCCAGATGGAACTTCACTATGGGGGGATTTATCATTCGTAA
- a CDS encoding DAK2 domain-containing protein, giving the protein MKHSEIDGYLFARMVVGAATHLKQNKKKVDDLNVFPVPDGDTGTNMTLSLTSGVNEMEKSPSSDIGKVAQALSKGLLMGARGNSGVILSQLFRGFGKAIADQSTIGALEFANALQQGVETAYKAVMKPVEGTMLTVAKEAAKEALMRAKREKDLTLLMKDVLRAAKDALARTPEQLPILKQVGVVDSGGQGLVFVYEGFLSVLAGEELESENEGVLHDLSIADDLTEIAHERLPAQVGMRPEEIEFGYCTEFIIGLNKLYQGNFDEALFRTHLSQYGDSLLVISDDELVKVHIHAEHPGEVLSYAQQYGDFKKIKIENMREQLGEILDREEGKKGGGDQMETAGNEDEPHPAPNPALTSEPENRSPYALVAVAAGEGLEEIFRSIGVTELIQGGQTMNPSTEEIVHAIEKLNADHVFILPNNSNIIMAAEQAKELVHVPVTVIPTKTIPQGIAAAIAFDPFASPVENEERMNEALSRVKTGQITYAVRDSKFGEVEIKEGDYLGIREKEIVISDPDLSHVAKGLISQMVGKEDSILTLITGEGVEAALVDELVSFVHKEYPDLEVERQYGGQPVYLFLFSVE; this is encoded by the coding sequence GTGAAACATTCGGAGATCGATGGGTACCTCTTCGCGCGGATGGTGGTGGGAGCGGCAACCCATTTGAAACAGAATAAAAAAAAGGTGGACGATTTAAATGTCTTCCCGGTACCCGATGGGGACACGGGGACCAACATGACCTTATCTCTCACTTCCGGGGTAAATGAAATGGAGAAATCCCCTTCTTCGGATATTGGAAAAGTAGCCCAGGCATTGTCTAAGGGGTTGCTCATGGGGGCCAGGGGAAATTCCGGGGTCATCTTGTCTCAGCTTTTTAGAGGGTTTGGGAAAGCGATTGCAGATCAGTCTACCATTGGTGCCCTCGAGTTTGCCAATGCGCTGCAGCAAGGGGTGGAAACGGCATATAAAGCGGTCATGAAGCCTGTGGAAGGAACCATGCTGACCGTGGCGAAGGAGGCGGCGAAAGAGGCGTTAATGAGGGCGAAGAGGGAGAAGGATCTCACCCTCCTCATGAAGGATGTTTTACGGGCTGCAAAGGATGCCCTTGCCCGGACACCTGAGCAACTCCCCATCTTAAAGCAGGTGGGCGTTGTGGATTCCGGAGGCCAAGGTTTGGTTTTTGTCTACGAAGGATTTCTCTCCGTTTTGGCAGGAGAAGAGTTGGAGAGCGAGAATGAAGGCGTTCTTCATGATCTTTCCATCGCGGACGACTTGACCGAAATCGCCCATGAACGTTTGCCGGCCCAAGTAGGCATGCGCCCTGAAGAGATTGAATTCGGGTATTGCACTGAATTTATTATAGGTCTTAATAAACTTTACCAAGGAAATTTTGATGAAGCATTATTTCGGACTCATCTTAGTCAATACGGGGATTCCCTCTTGGTCATTTCCGATGATGAATTGGTGAAGGTACATATCCACGCCGAACACCCCGGTGAGGTATTAAGCTACGCCCAACAGTATGGAGATTTTAAGAAGATTAAAATCGAAAATATGCGGGAACAGCTGGGGGAGATCTTGGATCGAGAGGAGGGGAAGAAGGGAGGAGGGGATCAAATGGAAACGGCCGGGAACGAGGATGAGCCACATCCTGCCCCAAATCCTGCTTTAACATCAGAACCGGAGAACAGGTCCCCGTACGCCCTGGTTGCCGTCGCTGCAGGAGAAGGTTTGGAGGAGATTTTTAGGAGCATCGGCGTTACGGAATTGATCCAAGGGGGCCAAACCATGAATCCCAGCACGGAAGAGATCGTTCATGCGATAGAGAAATTGAACGCGGATCACGTCTTTATTCTACCGAATAACAGCAATATCATTATGGCGGCGGAGCAGGCGAAGGAACTGGTTCATGTTCCGGTGACGGTCATCCCGACCAAAACGATCCCACAAGGAATTGCGGCCGCCATCGCCTTTGATCCCTTTGCATCCCCCGTCGAAAACGAGGAGAGGATGAACGAAGCCCTTTCCCGGGTAAAGACAGGACAAATCACCTATGCCGTCAGGGATTCCAAATTTGGTGAAGTGGAGATCAAAGAAGGGGATTATCTCGGCATACGGGAAAAGGAAATCGTCATCAGCGATCCCGATCTCTCTCACGTAGCCAAAGGGTTAATTTCTCAAATGGTGGGAAAAGAAGATTCCATCTTGACGCTGATCACAGGGGAAGGGGTAGAGGCTGCCCTGGTGGATGAACTGGTCTCTTTCGTTCATAAAGAGTATCCGGATTTGGAAGTGGAACGGCAGTATGGTGGACAGCCGGTTTACCTTTTCCTCTTTTCGGTTGAATAG
- the coaD gene encoding pantetheine-phosphate adenylyltransferase — MSIAVYPGSFDPVTFGHLDVVERGAKVFDRVIVAVLQNRSKSPLFTIEERVALLKKTTFHLPNVEVDSFNGLLIDYMHSKNAKAIIKGLRAVSDFEYEMQMALINKNLDPSIETFFMMTNTQYSFLSSSIVKEIAKYGAPVGDLVPKVVEEALRLKFQQGE; from the coding sequence ATGAGTATCGCGGTATATCCAGGGAGTTTTGATCCCGTCACTTTTGGACATTTGGATGTGGTAGAGAGGGGGGCGAAGGTTTTTGATCGGGTGATTGTGGCCGTTTTACAAAATCGAAGCAAATCTCCCCTTTTTACGATTGAAGAGAGGGTGGCTTTACTTAAGAAGACGACGTTCCATTTGCCAAATGTGGAAGTAGACTCCTTCAACGGACTCCTGATTGATTACATGCACTCAAAGAATGCGAAAGCGATCATTAAGGGGCTTAGAGCCGTTTCAGATTTCGAATATGAGATGCAAATGGCGCTCATTAATAAGAACCTCGATCCCTCCATAGAAACCTTCTTTATGATGACGAATACCCAATATTCTTTTTTAAGTTCCAGCATCGTCAAGGAGATCGCCAAGTATGGGGCTCCGGTCGGAGATCTTGTTCCCAAAGTGGTGGAAGAGGCGCTCCGGTTAAAGTTTCAACAGGGGGAATAA